A single region of the Lineus longissimus chromosome 14, tnLinLong1.2, whole genome shotgun sequence genome encodes:
- the LOC135499017 gene encoding deoxyuridine 5'-triphosphate nucleotidohydrolase-like: MSLVLATSIRRLNSICFRVSNHLPIIWREFKKMDKETNTEKILEPAGKKAKIMPSETSLNSSNTENGHSKHNDRVLMFHKLSEFATTPSRGSDHAVGFDLYSAHDCEIPAQGKAIVATDIQIMLPEGCYGRVAPRSGLAAKSHIDVGAGVIDRDYRGPVGVVLFNHAQQIFTVKRGDRVAQLICEKAFIPEIVESTDVLPGTKRGEAGFGSTGGHKSVEKDATVEIKKDVGASGDCKQTEVKAD; the protein is encoded by the exons ATGTCATTAGTTCTTGCCACTTCCATACGACGCCTCAACTCCATTTGCTTTCGTGTCTCCAACCACTTGCCAATAATTTGGCGGGAATTTAAGAAAATGGACAAGGAAACTAACACGGAAAAGATCTTGGAGCCTGCCggaaagaaagcaaaaattATGCCTTCCGAAACATCACTCAATTCCTCAAATACGGAGAATGGTCACAGTAAACATAATGATCGTGTCCTGATGTTCCACAAACTGTCTGAGTTTGCTACAACCCCATCAAGAGGATCAGATCATGCAGTTGGGTTTGATTTGTACAG TGCGCATGATTGTGAAATTCCTGCTCAAGGCAAGGCTATTGTTGCCACAGATATCCAGATAATGTTGCCCGAGGGCTGTTATGGGAGAGTAG CGCCCCGGTCTGGCTTAGCTGCCAAGAGTCACATTGACGTCGGCGCTGGAGTGATTGACCGCGATTATCGAGGACCAGTTGGGGTCGTCCTTTTCAACCATGCACAGCAAATATTCACAG TGAAACGAGGTGATCGGGTTGCACAGTTGATATGCGAAAAGGCTTTCATTCCCGAGATAGTCGAGTCTACAGATGTTTTGCCGGGAACGAAGCGGGGAGAGGCCGGATTTGGCTCAACCGGGGGACACAAGTCTGTCGAAAAAGATGCCACAGTGGAAATTAAAAAAGATGTTGGAGCATCTGGtgattgtaaacaaacggaAGTGAAAGCTGACTGA
- the LOC135499016 gene encoding protein KTI12 homolog: MPFVVITGLPCSGKTTRTEQLKKYLTDQTERTVHLINDESVGCNKNDVYAESRKEKDVRSGLKAAVQRKISKEDVVILDSLNYIKGYRYELFCVTKSAQTPSCVIFCDINVDTANEWNNSRPDADKYAESVFKELVMRYEPPDSRNRWDSPLFTVQQDDELPCQQICDALFRRKAPPPNQSTQSQPLSSTNFLYELDKLTQETVTAILSAQKTSMPGDKILIPGTSEKIDLVRHLTLGELQRIRRQFISYTKMHPVDVGKISGVFVHYINQTIK, translated from the exons ATGCCGTTCGTCGTGATCACTGGATTGCCTTGCAGCGGCAAAACCACACGAACAGAACAACTCAAAAAGTATCTGACTGATCAGACGGAGCGGACAGTTCATTTGATCAACGATGAAAGTGTAGGATGCAACAAAAACGACGTTTATGCAG AATCTCGGAAGGAAAAAGATGTTAGAAGTGGTCTAAAAGCGGCAGTACAAAG GAAAATATCAAAAGAAGATGTTGTCATTCTTGATTCGCTAAATTACATCAAAg GCTATAGATATGAGTTATTCTGTGTAACAAAGTCAGCCCAAACTCCCAGCTGTGTTATCTTCTGTGATATCAACGTTGACACGGCAAATGAATGGAATAACTCTCGCCCAGATGCAGATAAATATGCAGAAAGTGT GTTCAAGGAGTTGGTAATGCGTTACGAGCCCCCAGACTCAAGAAACCGATGGGATTCTCCATTGTTTACAGTTCAACAAGATGATGAGTTGCCATGCCAACAGATTTGTGATGCATTGTTTCGGCGGAAAGCTCCACCTCCTAATCAGTCAACACAATCT CAACCATTGTCTTCAACAAATTTTCTGTACGAGCTGGACAAGTTAACTCAGGAGACAGTTACT gCCATTCTGTCGGCTCAAAAGACCAGCATGCCAGGAGACAAGATCCTCATCCCTGGTACAAGTGAGAAAATTGACCTGGTACGACATTTGACCTTGGGGGAACTCCAGCGAATCAGAAGACAGTTTATATCCTACACAAAAATGCATCCTGTGGATGTCGGTAAAATTAGCGGTGTATTTGTACATTATATTAACCAGACAATAAAATAA
- the LOC135498642 gene encoding isochorismatase domain-containing protein 1-like, with the protein MAVPMIKNFGDIETNKTVFFMCDMQERFRPSIEYFEGIVQICSRLVSTSNILNIPLVVTEQYPKALGNTVSELDTSNAVGVYPKTKFSMLIPAVEERLGTLCGGNVKHVVLFGIETHVCIQQTAIDLLKRGIQVYIIADAVSSRFQHDRLYALERLRHIGATVTTSESILFQLLGDKDHSDFKAVQALVKEKYPDTGLLNKL; encoded by the exons ATGGCAGTCCCCATGATTAAAAATTTCGGTGATATTGAGACGAATAAAACCGTCTTtttcatgtgtgacatgcaaGAAAGATTCAGACCGAGTATAGAATATTTTGAAGGCATTGTCCAGATATGTAGTAGACTG GTCTCAACATCAAATATACTGAACATTCCTCTTGTGGTTACAGAACAG TATCCAAAAGCACTCGGTAATACAGTTTCGGAGCTCGACACAAGTAATGCAGTGGGAGTGTACCCCAAGACGAAGTTTAGTATGCTGATCCCAGCAGTGGAGGAAAGGTTGGGAACATTATGTGGAGGCAACGTCAAGCACGTGGTGCTGTTTGGAATAGAG ACACACGTTTGCATCCAACAAACAGCCATTGACCTCCTGAAGCGTGGTATCCAGGTATACATCATCGCTGACGCCGTCTCGTCAAGATTTCAACACGACAGACTGTATGCATTAGAA AGATTACGCCACATTGGTGCAACTGTCACAACGAGCGAATCAATCCTATTCCAACTTCTTGGAGACAAGGACCATTCAGACTTCAAAGCCGTTCAGGCACTCGTGAAGGAGAAATATCCAGACACAGgacttttgaacaaattgtgA
- the LOC135498627 gene encoding excitatory amino acid transporter 3-like isoform X1, translating into MTEGAPGDSPYLTKTPSGGETTYLLVSPPGGTLKKDYYVIPEKVALDGISGSDVGKESPSCGRRFLRGLKKNLLLLLMILGIAAGIGMGAGIRMVDPPFTEKQVMYFRFPGDILMRMLKMLILPLIVSTLIAGLASLDARASGRMGLRAVIYYFSTTIIAVIIGMILVSVIQPGAQSTVTVTGGEAKVVDTADAFLDLIRNCFPDNIVVATFKQSTTAQVPRVVQRNVTINPEGNSTAAPYNTTIDVTEYDAVPGMGDGMNVLGLVVFSIALGLVISKMGKQGEILTQFFEALGEATMRLVAVVIWYSPVGIMFLVAAEIIKMPDPAEVLRQLGLYMATVLAGLAIHSIIVLPLIYFVCVRKNPFKYIAGVVQAMITAFGTSSSSATLPVTYHCLEDKNGVDRRVTRFVLPVGATINMDGTALYEAVAAVFIAQLNNVPLDVGKIITISVTATVASIGAAGVPQAGLVTMLIVLTAVGLPTEDVTKILAVDWLLDRFRTTINVMGDAIGAGVVEHLSRRELKKLDRLDAATDAEKQDEEEHTTKQNGGFENKAFTSNETTTF; encoded by the exons ATGACGGAGGGCGCGCCTGGTGACAGCCCATACCTTACAAAGACGCCCTCTGGCGGGGAAACGACATACTTACTAGTGTCGCCCCCTGGTGGCACACTGAAGAAAGATTATTACGTCATACCAGAAAAG GTGGCGCTCGATGGTATCAGCGGAAGTGACGTAGGGAAAGAGAGCCCATCATGCGGCAGACGATTTTTGCGCGGGCTGAAGAAAAATCTCCTCCTTTTATTGATGATTCTGGGAATTGCTGCTGGTATCGGCATGGGTGCTGGAATTCGTATGGTGGATCCCCCGTTCACGGAAAAGCAAGTGATGTACTTCCGGTTCCCTGGAGACATTCTCATGCGCATGCTCAAGATGTTGATACTTCCGTTGATCGTCTCCACCCTGATTGCAGGGTTAGCCAGTTTGGATGCGCGTGCTTCCGGAAGGATGGGACTAAGAGCTGTGATCTATTACTTCTCCACAACAATAATTGCAGTG ATAATAGGCATGATTCTGGTATCTGTGATTCAACCAGGTGCTCAGTCTACAGTTACGGTGACTGGTGGTGAGGCGAAAGTTGTGGACACCGCGGATGCTTTCCTTGATCTCATTAG GAACTGTTTCCCCGACAATATAGTGGTGGCGACCTTCAAGCAGTCCACCACGGCGCAAGTACCGAGGGTGGTCCAGCGGAATGTCACGATAAACCCTGAAGGAAACAGTACGGCAGCGCCGTATAACACCACCATTGACGTCACAG AGTATGACGCAGTGCCGGGCATGGGTGACGGCATGAACGTGTTGGGTCTTGTAGTCTTCTCTATTGCGTTGGGTCTCGTGATCAGCAAGATGGGGAAACAAGGAGAAATCCTGACACAGTTTTTCGAGGCGTTGGGTGAGGCGACGATGAGACTGGTAGCTGTAGTGATTTG GTATTCCCCCGTCGGTATCATGTTCCTCGTCGCCGCGGAAATCATCAAAATGCCGGATCCTGCTGAAGTTCTCCGACAACTTGGCCTTTATATGGCCACAGTCCTCGCCGGGCTCGCCATCCACAGCATAATAGTCCTGCCTCTTATATATTTCGTCTGCGTGAGGAAGAACCCGTTCAAATATATTGCTGGCGTTGTACAGGCCATGATCACTGCGTTTGGTACATCTTCAAG TTCCGCTACCCTTCCAGTCACGTACCACTGCCTCGAAGACAAAAATGGCGTAGACCGCCGTGTGACAAGGTTTGTCCTCCCCGTAGGAGCAACAATCAACATGGACGGTACTGCTCTCTATGAAGCGGTCGCGGCAGTTTTCATCGCTCAGTTGAATAATGTTCCCTTGGACGTCGGGAAAATTATCACCATCAG TGTCACAGCGACCGTCGCCTCTATCGGGGCTGCAGGTGTCCCCCAGGCCGGACTCGTGACCATGCTCATCGTCCTCACGGCTGTCGGACTCCCCACTGAAGACGTCACGAAAATACTCGCAGTTGATTGGCTGTT GGACCGATTCCGCACGACGATCAACGTCATGGGAGACGCCATCGGCGCAGGAGTGGTCGAACACCTCTCAAGGCGGGAACTGAAGAAGCTGGACAGACTGGACGCCGCAACAGATGCTGAGAAACAAGATGAAGAAGAGCACACGACAAAACAGAATGGCGGATTTGAAAACAAGGCATTCACGTCAAACGAAACGACAACGTTTTGA
- the LOC135498627 gene encoding excitatory amino acid transporter 3-like isoform X2 has protein sequence MATENGGISYSSNQVALDGISGSDVGKESPSCGRRFLRGLKKNLLLLLMILGIAAGIGMGAGIRMVDPPFTEKQVMYFRFPGDILMRMLKMLILPLIVSTLIAGLASLDARASGRMGLRAVIYYFSTTIIAVIIGMILVSVIQPGAQSTVTVTGGEAKVVDTADAFLDLIRNCFPDNIVVATFKQSTTAQVPRVVQRNVTINPEGNSTAAPYNTTIDVTEYDAVPGMGDGMNVLGLVVFSIALGLVISKMGKQGEILTQFFEALGEATMRLVAVVIWYSPVGIMFLVAAEIIKMPDPAEVLRQLGLYMATVLAGLAIHSIIVLPLIYFVCVRKNPFKYIAGVVQAMITAFGTSSSSATLPVTYHCLEDKNGVDRRVTRFVLPVGATINMDGTALYEAVAAVFIAQLNNVPLDVGKIITISVTATVASIGAAGVPQAGLVTMLIVLTAVGLPTEDVTKILAVDWLLDRFRTTINVMGDAIGAGVVEHLSRRELKKLDRLDAATDAEKQDEEEHTTKQNGGFENKAFTSNETTTF, from the exons ATGGCGACAGAAAACGGTGGAATATCCTACTCAAGTAATCAG GTGGCGCTCGATGGTATCAGCGGAAGTGACGTAGGGAAAGAGAGCCCATCATGCGGCAGACGATTTTTGCGCGGGCTGAAGAAAAATCTCCTCCTTTTATTGATGATTCTGGGAATTGCTGCTGGTATCGGCATGGGTGCTGGAATTCGTATGGTGGATCCCCCGTTCACGGAAAAGCAAGTGATGTACTTCCGGTTCCCTGGAGACATTCTCATGCGCATGCTCAAGATGTTGATACTTCCGTTGATCGTCTCCACCCTGATTGCAGGGTTAGCCAGTTTGGATGCGCGTGCTTCCGGAAGGATGGGACTAAGAGCTGTGATCTATTACTTCTCCACAACAATAATTGCAGTG ATAATAGGCATGATTCTGGTATCTGTGATTCAACCAGGTGCTCAGTCTACAGTTACGGTGACTGGTGGTGAGGCGAAAGTTGTGGACACCGCGGATGCTTTCCTTGATCTCATTAG GAACTGTTTCCCCGACAATATAGTGGTGGCGACCTTCAAGCAGTCCACCACGGCGCAAGTACCGAGGGTGGTCCAGCGGAATGTCACGATAAACCCTGAAGGAAACAGTACGGCAGCGCCGTATAACACCACCATTGACGTCACAG AGTATGACGCAGTGCCGGGCATGGGTGACGGCATGAACGTGTTGGGTCTTGTAGTCTTCTCTATTGCGTTGGGTCTCGTGATCAGCAAGATGGGGAAACAAGGAGAAATCCTGACACAGTTTTTCGAGGCGTTGGGTGAGGCGACGATGAGACTGGTAGCTGTAGTGATTTG GTATTCCCCCGTCGGTATCATGTTCCTCGTCGCCGCGGAAATCATCAAAATGCCGGATCCTGCTGAAGTTCTCCGACAACTTGGCCTTTATATGGCCACAGTCCTCGCCGGGCTCGCCATCCACAGCATAATAGTCCTGCCTCTTATATATTTCGTCTGCGTGAGGAAGAACCCGTTCAAATATATTGCTGGCGTTGTACAGGCCATGATCACTGCGTTTGGTACATCTTCAAG TTCCGCTACCCTTCCAGTCACGTACCACTGCCTCGAAGACAAAAATGGCGTAGACCGCCGTGTGACAAGGTTTGTCCTCCCCGTAGGAGCAACAATCAACATGGACGGTACTGCTCTCTATGAAGCGGTCGCGGCAGTTTTCATCGCTCAGTTGAATAATGTTCCCTTGGACGTCGGGAAAATTATCACCATCAG TGTCACAGCGACCGTCGCCTCTATCGGGGCTGCAGGTGTCCCCCAGGCCGGACTCGTGACCATGCTCATCGTCCTCACGGCTGTCGGACTCCCCACTGAAGACGTCACGAAAATACTCGCAGTTGATTGGCTGTT GGACCGATTCCGCACGACGATCAACGTCATGGGAGACGCCATCGGCGCAGGAGTGGTCGAACACCTCTCAAGGCGGGAACTGAAGAAGCTGGACAGACTGGACGCCGCAACAGATGCTGAGAAACAAGATGAAGAAGAGCACACGACAAAACAGAATGGCGGATTTGAAAACAAGGCATTCACGTCAAACGAAACGACAACGTTTTGA
- the LOC135498715 gene encoding protein ERGIC-53-like, translating to MADHANLALAVLAIFFTISANPYKLPHRKFEYKHSFKGPHLVSKDGTVPFWEHTGHAIASDESIRVTPSLRSKKGAVWNKIKNTNNFWEVELKFRVTGRGRIGADGLAFWYTDERGKDGPVFGNIDQWKGLAVFFDSFDNDAQHNNPYIMAMNNDGTKKYDHNSDGSHQQLGGCLRDFRNKPFPVKAKIEYYQNVLQIYFHAGMSASDEDYELCMRADNVELPKDGFFGVSAATGGLADDHDVISVLTHSLTVPPDTEQPSGSKVTEDEKKKLEKEFDDYWEKLQKAKEEYRKEHPDKKKESDYDEDDKWFEDQKERELKNIYQGQNVMHMTLKDLNRKLDMIIGQQERTLSQLGSVSGGGGGGGGGGGGVAVDTIKRHEVDEVLRNIRDTHSQISGIKNTVEAVQSKVVSGGGGAGMDMSLLSHELRDSLNNVKADVAKILNKPPGGAIPQECPTTNCIGTTFFLVIIAAQTLLFIGYLVYKGNKEAAAKKFY from the exons ATGGCGGACCATGCGAATTTAGCACTTGCAGTGCTCGCTATATTTTTCACGATTTCTGCAAATCCTTACAAGTTGCCGCATAGAAAATTCGAATATAAGCACAGTTTTAAAGGACCTCACTTAGTGTCGAAGGATGGGACGGTACCCTTTTGGGAACACACTGGAC atgcGATTGCTAGTGATGAGTCAATCAGAGTTACGCCCTCGTTGAGGAGTAAAAAAGGTGCTGTGTGgaataaaattaaaaatacGAATAACTTTTGGGAAGTCGAGCTGAAGTTCCGCGTGACTGGCAGAGGGCGTATCGGTGCTGATGGTCTG GCTTTCTGGTACACAGACGAACGAGGAAAGGACGGTCCCGTCTTCGGCAACATTGACCAATGGAAAGGCTTGGCTGTTTTTTTCGACTCTTTCGATAATGACGCACAACATAACAACCCTTACATCATGGCGATGAACAACGACGGCACAAAGAAATACGACCATAACAG TGATGGCTCTCATCAACAACTTGGAGGTTGTTTGCGAGATTTTAGAAACAAACCGTTCCCAGTCAAAGCCAAGATCGAGTATTACCAGAATGTGCTGCAG ATCTACTTCCACGCTGGTATGTCGGCAAGCGATGAAGACTATGAGCTCTGTATGAGAGCGGACAATGTTGAGCTTCCAAAAGACGGTTTCTTTGGTGTCAGTGCTGCTACGGGTGGACTCGCTG atgATCACGATGTCATTTCTGTCCTGACCCACAGTCTGACGGTGCCCCCAGATACCGAGCAGCCCTCGGGAAGCAAAGTGACGGAAGACGAAAAAAAGaaacttgaaaaagaatttgacGATTATTGGGAAAAGCTACAGAAAGCCAAAGAGGA aTATCGTAAGGAACATCCCGACAAAAAGAAGGAGTCTGATTATGACGAGGACGACAAATGG TTCGAAGACCAAAAAGAACGAGAACTCAAAAATATATACCAAGGTCAAAATGTCATGCACATGACCTTGAAGGACCTTAATCGCAAACTTGATATGATCATCGGGCAGCAGGAGCGCACCCTATCTCAGCTTGGATCAGTATCGGGAGgcggaggtggtggtggtggaggcgGAGGCGGTGTTGCCGTGGATACCATCAAACGCCACGAGGTCGATGAGGTGTTGCGTAACATACGGGATACGCATTCGCAGATCAGTGGAATAAA GAACACAGTAGAGGCTGTTCAGTCCAAAGTTGTCAGCGGCGGGGGTGGCGCTGGTATGGATATGTCCCTTCTTAGCCACGAGTTACGCGATAGCCTTAACAATGTCAAAGCAGACGTCgccaaaatattgaataaaccACCTGGG
- the LOC135498643 gene encoding protein N-terminal glutamine amidohydrolase-like, which translates to MQCLFQMTKKKIPIWRQQACLEPENPIVWDYHVIFVRCRDCGSELYDLDTQLPFPCELNKYVEEALCYDDKLEAKYRRSFRVIPAVLYLEKFASDRSHMLDDDGIFRTDPPTYPCITTPEIQNNLEDFINMDPAVGYGEIVTLRKFVSKFNSAKTKNR; encoded by the exons atgcagtgtttgtttcaaaTGACGAAAAAAA AGATTCCGATCTGGAGACAGCAGGCCTGTCTCGAGCCAGAGAACCCAATCGTATGGGACTACCATGTGATATTCGTGCGCTGCAGAGATTGCGGGAGCGAACTTTATGATTTAGATACGCAACTACCATTTCCTTGTGAACTCAATAAATATGTTGAAGAGGCGCTGTGTTATGATGATAAACTGGAGGCAAAATATCGAAG GTCATTTAGAGTTATACCTGCTGTGCTCTACCTTGAAAAGTTTGCCTCTGACCGGTCGCACATGCTCGACGACGACGGAATATTCCGCACTGACCCACCGACCTATCCCTGCATCACTACACCTG aaatacAGAACAATCTCGAAGACTTCATAAATATGGACCCTGCAGTTGGCTATGGAGAGATCGTGACGTTACGCAAATTCGTATCAAAATTTAACTCAGCAAAGACGAAAAATAGATAA